The Streptomyces sp. NBC_00691 genome has a segment encoding these proteins:
- a CDS encoding sigma-70 family RNA polymerase sigma factor, whose amino-acid sequence MSGDSRDEPLGGPAEAGDPPSPQVPSQGGPGGLSSAPDKAGTGSPGADPQAAAPAGAAEPLDASVPPQREGKASGWGAGSGTGAGPDPAGPDATAEDDHEHDTVLPPPVELPPSDSELVQLMRDGDDSAYEELFRRHSDAVRRYARTCCRDAHTADDLTAEVFARTLQAVRGGAGPEQAVRAYLMTTVRRVAANWTKTQKREHLVEDFAVFADEAARAAEGSDPNASFGAGLDLGADVLAMHEAEQSLAMQAFRSLPERWQAVLWHTTVEEESPSEVAPLFGLTANATAVLASRAREGLKQAYLQAHVSQSLTAGGDCARYADRLGAYARGGLRMRAERGLRKHLDECAKCRVAAGELAHVNAGIPALLPVAVIGWFAAGYALKAAGVVAGGAVGAGAAGAAAAATGSSGGAASGAAAEGIGAPAKAGIAAAVAVAAAAGLVWAMAGDPQPVAAPRPTQPVVTPVVPAAPAPTAKPTPKPVPPPPPVTSEPPAPTPTPPPTPPPAKPTPKPAPAKPSPEPTPPPKPTPTPTPAPTPPPEKPSPKPKPTPAPPRVYQVNELDYGIFGDGTKPEVALSDSSWMWQRDDLSIGGTPYAHGVSVHAPSSLLIDLNRQCTRYDAVVGVDDLSALLGVGGVRFSVYGDEERLWRSDVVRAGDPPVPVHVDISGRSTIRLVVEEHTPFGRAAVADWAQSRISCS is encoded by the coding sequence ATGAGCGGTGACAGTCGGGACGAGCCGTTGGGCGGCCCCGCCGAGGCGGGGGATCCGCCCTCCCCGCAGGTGCCGAGCCAGGGTGGGCCGGGAGGCCTCTCCAGCGCCCCGGACAAGGCCGGTACGGGGTCCCCGGGCGCGGATCCGCAGGCTGCGGCGCCGGCCGGCGCCGCCGAGCCGCTCGACGCGAGCGTGCCGCCACAACGCGAGGGCAAGGCCTCCGGGTGGGGCGCCGGTTCGGGGACGGGCGCCGGACCCGACCCGGCCGGTCCCGATGCCACCGCCGAGGACGACCACGAGCACGACACCGTCCTTCCGCCGCCCGTCGAACTGCCGCCCTCCGACTCCGAGCTCGTCCAGCTCATGCGGGACGGCGACGACTCCGCGTACGAGGAACTCTTCCGCAGACACTCCGACGCCGTGCGCCGGTACGCCAGAACCTGCTGCCGGGACGCCCACACCGCCGACGACCTGACCGCCGAGGTCTTCGCCCGCACCCTCCAGGCGGTCCGCGGCGGAGCCGGTCCCGAACAGGCCGTGCGCGCCTATCTGATGACCACCGTCCGGCGCGTGGCCGCGAACTGGACGAAGACACAGAAGCGGGAACACCTCGTCGAGGACTTCGCGGTGTTCGCGGACGAGGCCGCCCGCGCCGCCGAGGGCTCCGACCCGAACGCGTCCTTCGGGGCGGGCCTCGACCTCGGCGCCGACGTCCTGGCCATGCACGAGGCCGAGCAGTCGCTCGCCATGCAGGCCTTCCGCTCGCTGCCCGAGCGCTGGCAGGCCGTGCTGTGGCACACCACCGTCGAGGAGGAGTCCCCCAGTGAGGTCGCACCGCTCTTCGGACTGACCGCCAACGCCACGGCCGTCCTCGCCAGCCGGGCCCGCGAGGGCCTCAAGCAGGCCTACCTCCAGGCCCACGTCAGCCAGTCCCTGACGGCCGGCGGCGACTGCGCCCGGTACGCCGACCGGCTCGGCGCCTACGCGCGCGGCGGCCTGCGGATGCGCGCCGAACGCGGACTGCGCAAGCACCTCGACGAGTGCGCCAAGTGCCGGGTCGCCGCCGGTGAGCTGGCCCATGTCAACGCCGGGATCCCCGCGCTGCTTCCGGTCGCCGTCATCGGCTGGTTCGCCGCCGGGTACGCGCTCAAGGCCGCCGGCGTCGTCGCCGGTGGCGCCGTCGGCGCGGGCGCCGCCGGTGCGGCGGCCGCCGCCACCGGATCCTCCGGCGGCGCGGCCTCGGGCGCCGCGGCCGAGGGAATCGGCGCTCCCGCCAAGGCAGGCATCGCGGCCGCCGTGGCCGTCGCCGCGGCCGCCGGGCTCGTCTGGGCCATGGCCGGCGATCCGCAGCCCGTGGCCGCGCCCAGACCCACCCAGCCCGTCGTCACCCCCGTCGTCCCGGCGGCGCCCGCGCCGACGGCGAAGCCGACGCCGAAGCCCGTACCACCGCCCCCGCCCGTGACGTCCGAACCGCCGGCGCCCACCCCGACGCCGCCCCCCACGCCCCCGCCGGCGAAGCCCACGCCGAAGCCGGCGCCCGCGAAGCCGTCACCGGAGCCGACTCCCCCGCCGAAGCCGACCCCCACGCCGACGCCCGCGCCCACCCCGCCGCCCGAGAAGCCCTCGCCGAAGCCGAAGCCGACGCCCGCCCCGCCGAGGGTCTACCAGGTCAACGAGCTGGACTACGGGATCTTCGGCGACGGCACCAAGCCCGAGGTCGCCCTCTCCGACAGCAGCTGGATGTGGCAGCGCGACGACCTGTCCATCGGCGGCACCCCGTACGCACACGGGGTGAGCGTCCACGCACCCTCGTCCCTGCTGATCGACCTCAACCGCCAGTGCACGCGGTACGACGCGGTCGTCGGCGTCGACGACCTGAGCGCCCTGCTGGGCGTCGGCGGCGTCCGGTTCTCCGTGTACGGGGACGAGGAACGGCTCTGGCGCTCGGACGTGGTCCGGGCCGGCGACCCGCCGGTCCCGGTGCATGTCGACATCTCGGGCCGCAGCACGATCCGGCTGGTCGTGGAGGAGCACACGCCGTTCGGGCGGGCCGCGGTGGCCGACTGGGCGCAGTCCCGGATCAGCTGCTCCTGA